The Arthrobacter sp. OAP107 DNA segment GGTGTACTTGTTCATGAAGTAGACCGAGAACGACACGCAGTTCATGGCGTGGTTGTCGCCGCAGGAGCCCGGTCCGCCAGCGCCGTACTTGTCGTCCAGGAACTTGTCGCCCTCCTGGTTGTACAGGTCGATCAGCTGCCGGGCCTGCTCCTCGTTCATGCCGCCGTCGACGAGGCTGCCCGGGCGCACCTTGGTGTCGCTGTCGCAGTTGCCGAAGACGGAGCGGATCCCGCTGCCGACCGTGTCGACAATGCCGCCCACGATGTCCTGAACCCCGCCCACGACCGAGGTGTCGACGGTCCAGCCGCTCATCTTGCCGAACCACATCTCGGCGTCGGCCTTACGCTGCTGCAGCTGTGAAGCGTTGTCGGCCGAGCGCTCCCACTTGTCGTGGAAGTGCAGTGCAGCAGCAGAGGGAGAGCCCTGCGAGGTCTTGATCATGTCCTTGAACACGGCCACGTCCCCCGGGCTGTCGCCCTCCGCCATGAATGCCAGCTGGGCCTTGATGGTGTACCAGTCCAGGTTCTTGGACTTGGCATAATCCAGGAGCATCGTGGTGCGCCCGTTCGACCACTGGCCCAGACCGATGCCGCCGTGCGACTGGCCGGGGATGTGGGTGAAGTTCCCGTCCCAGGCGGTCTGCTTGCGCGGGCCGATCTGGTAGGGCTCGTTGTAGATGCCCTCCACGCTGGTGGGGTCCACGCCCGACTCCTGCGACCAGTTGCCCAGGATGCCCGCGATGTTCTCCTCGGGCATACCCCAGGTCTTCAGCACGGAGTAGACCGCCCGGGCGTTCGCCTCGGTGTTCGCCGGGACGTCAGCGCCGGGGCCGTTGCGGCTGACATTGACGATGCAGTTGGTCAGGGTCGAGCCGCGGCCGCCATCGAGGCCGGCCTGGTCGAGCACACCCGTGAGGACCGTGCTGAGCACAGCCACCGCGGCAACGGTCGCAGCCACCCCGGATGCGGCCGTGGCCACCGGGGCGACGGTGGCCGTCACGGTGACCCCGAACACGGCTCCTGCCGCCTTGCCGACCAGCCCGCCCAGTGCGATGAACGGTGCGGCGATCGTGTGCCCGACCGCCTTGGCGATCCCAAGGATGAAACCCCAGATCATGCTGGCCGCGTTGGCGGCCATCGCGAGCATCGCGAAGAACATGGTCTTGAGCCACTTCAGGAAGGCCATGACCATGAGAAGCCCCGCAGCCGGGGGAGCAGCCGCCGCGGTGCCGCCGACGGCGACACCCCTGGCGGTCTTGGACAGCAGCTGGCCGTCCTTCTCCTTCTGCGAGGTCCGCTCGTAGCCGGTGCCCCCGGCACCGAGCCGCTTGTCGGCAGGCTCGGCGTCCGGACCTCCGCCGGTGACCTTGGACGCACCGTCGACAACATCCTTGCCGGTCTCCAGGCCCACATTCTTGGCAGCGCCGACCGCTGCCCCGGGCAGCGCGCCGACACCACCGGCGGCGGCTCCGGCCTGCGCCCCGGCGACAGCTCCCGAGGCAGCCGCTCCCGCGTACCGGCCGGCACCGCGGCGGACCGCGCTGCTGCCGTCACCCTCGACCGCCTTGCGGGCAGCTCCCCCGGCCGCCCCGGCGGCGACACCGTCGAGGCTCTTGGCAGCCTTGGCGGCCTTGCTGGTCTTGCTGGCTGTGTCGGCCGCACCTGTGGCCTTGCCAGCGGCAGCCGCTGCGTCCGGGGCCGGTGCGGCTCCCAGGTGCTTCGACCCGCGGCCCGCAGGCGTCGGGTCCACGGGCTGCGGCGCGGGGGAGGCCCCCGGGGTTTTCGGCAGACCCTTGGCTGCATCCCCGGACGGGGAAGGAGCGGAGGCCGCTCCGGTACGGGGCCCGGCGCGGCGTACGCCGGACCCCTCACGACGAGGGGGCTGCGACTCCTCCTTCGCACCCCCGTCGGCGGACCTGCGGTCCCCGCGGGGCGATGCAGCGCGCCGGGCCGGGTCATCCCGCCGCGTCGGCTGGTCGATGGCCATAAGCTTGTCCTTTCCGGCTCGATGCCTGGGTGGTGACTGCCCGCTCCGTGGAGCGCGCTCAGTGATAGACGGTCAGGAAGTCCCCGGCCGAGTTCGCAGTGCTGTTGGACTGCACATCGCGCAGCTTCACGTCCAGGCCGAGCAGCTCGAGCAGAAGCCCGGACTGGTACTCCGACTTGGCCTTGCCGTAGTCCTGGTAGGCCTGAGAGAGGTTGTTCATCACGTTCGTGAGCGGGCGCATCGTCACATCGGAGGACCGGTAGTCCTTCTTCAGGTCGGTGCCGTCGGAGAGGACCCACTTCATGTCCGAGACCTGCTGGCTCGTGCTGTCGCTGCCCTCGGCGCGCTTGTCGGCGAGGAACTGCACATAGCCCTTACCGGCGGGCACGAGCGTGTCGAGGTAGCCGGCATAGACGTTGCCCGCGCGCCAGTCGAAGTCGAATCCGCCGGGCACGACATGGCCCGTCTTCAGCTCCAGCGTCGCTTTCCCGTCCTTGGCCTCGGCCGCCGAGACACCAGCCACCTGATCACCTGCGATGGAGGTCGGAACGGCCGGCGGACGGAGGAAGAGCCCATCGACCTTGGTGGTCGCCAGGTCGGAGGTGTACGACTCGACCTGCTTCAGGCTCGTGCGCATCGCGAGCAGCTTCTGGTCGAGCTTGTCCCGCGTCTGCTGCTCCTGGGTCTTCAGCACGACGTCGTAATAGGCCCGGGCCGGGTCGAAGCTGGCCGCGTCCAGGGCCGGGATGTCGGTGGTGCCCGACGCACCCGGGTTGATGATCACGCGCCACTGGTCGTACTTCTTGAAGCTCGAGTCGCCCACGACCTGGTCATCCCTGCTCTGCTGCCGCTCGTGGTAGGTCAGCTCGGCGTTCGC contains these protein-coding regions:
- a CDS encoding phage tail tip lysozyme; this translates as MAIDQPTRRDDPARRAASPRGDRRSADGGAKEESQPPRREGSGVRRAGPRTGAASAPSPSGDAAKGLPKTPGASPAPQPVDPTPAGRGSKHLGAAPAPDAAAAAGKATGAADTASKTSKAAKAAKSLDGVAAGAAGGAARKAVEGDGSSAVRRGAGRYAGAAASGAVAGAQAGAAAGGVGALPGAAVGAAKNVGLETGKDVVDGASKVTGGGPDAEPADKRLGAGGTGYERTSQKEKDGQLLSKTARGVAVGGTAAAAPPAAGLLMVMAFLKWLKTMFFAMLAMAANAASMIWGFILGIAKAVGHTIAAPFIALGGLVGKAAGAVFGVTVTATVAPVATAASGVAATVAAVAVLSTVLTGVLDQAGLDGGRGSTLTNCIVNVSRNGPGADVPANTEANARAVYSVLKTWGMPEENIAGILGNWSQESGVDPTSVEGIYNEPYQIGPRKQTAWDGNFTHIPGQSHGGIGLGQWSNGRTTMLLDYAKSKNLDWYTIKAQLAFMAEGDSPGDVAVFKDMIKTSQGSPSAAALHFHDKWERSADNASQLQQRKADAEMWFGKMSGWTVDTSVVGGVQDIVGGIVDTVGSGIRSVFGNCDSDTKVRPGSLVDGGMNEEQARQLIDLYNQEGDKFLDDKYGAGGPGSCGDNHAMNCVSFSVYFMNKYTSFQQYPPGDGIQTAHAIASMTGKQVSSTPTAYSVGSGPGTGSAGHTLVVLGVQGDKVILGEAGYCAFMGRVRVDSAERMKSEGWVFVDVTDLITTGGNLPA